In the genome of Paraburkholderia azotifigens, the window GAAGCCGGCGCGCACGAGACGCGCGCCGAGCTTCTTCTGGTCCCGCCGCGCGACTTCATCATGCAGAAGCATGGCGAGGAATTCCGTGTAGGCGAGCTGTCCGTCGATTGCCTGACGGTTGCGCTGCTCGAGCGAGTCGAGCACGCCCGACAGGCGCAGCTGCTTGAGGATCGTATTTAGTTCGGGACTGGGATTCATGATGTTCAATGCAGGAGAAGGGAGTGGAGGTCACGACCGAAGCGGCCGCCGTTCAGATAGGTGTCAGCAGGCGCCGTTGACGTTTGCGCCGCTGCTGCGGCGGACTGGCTGTCCAGTCCCTTGTCGAGGATGGTCTTGACGGTGCGGTACTTCGGGCTCGCGAATGCAAGCGCACGCTCGCACGCGGCGTCCAGCCGCTGATCGCCGAACTTCTCGCGCATACGGACGATGCCCTGCGCGCCACGCAGGTTCACCAGCACCGTGTCGTTGAACATCGCGAGAACCAGCGCGTGACAGGATGGCCCGATCTCCTTGGCACGAGCCAGGCACCACTGCGGATCGTGTTCGAGCCACGCCTGCGCCGCCGGCGGCTGGTGGTCTCGCACCGTGTGGCGCTCACCTGCCTTGCGCAGTCGCGGATGGGTTGCGATGAGTTCGTGCTGGTGGAACAGTTGTACAACCGTATCGGTCGATTTGAGCCAGAGGCTCTTGCCAACCAGCGTGAACGGCACGGAGTACAGCGCCTTCTTGTAGACGACGTGTCCGTCCGTATGCACCTTGACTTCGCTCCATACAGCCAGCACCGGCGCAACGTCAGGCAGCGTCGTGAGCAGCGGCTTCTCGATGGCAAAGCGCGCCAGCGGCTGCTCGCGCGTCGTGCCATGTTCGCGCGTGCTGGCCTGCTGCATTATCCATTCGCGCAATTGCCGGTTGGCATCGGTCAGGTCGCGGAACGTGCGCAGTGGCACAAAGGATTTCTTGACATACTTGACGCCCGACTCAACGATTCCCTTCTTCTGTGGGTCGTGCGGTGGACATGCGTCGATCCGGAAGCCGTATCCCTCAGCGAGCGCGGCGTACGAGCGCTGGACCTCTGGGCTGTACATGCAGGCTCTGGTGATTGCACACTTCGCGTTGTCGATGATGACGCGACCCGGGCAGCCACCGAGCCACTCGAAGGCGCGACGGTGACACGCCAGCCATGTCTCGACGGTCTGGTCGAGCACGAGCTCGACATACTGGTGCCGCGACCAGCAGAGGGTCATGACGAAGAACCACGTCTTGATCTGCGCGCCCGATTCATGTGCCAGTACCGGCCCGGAGCCGAAGTCGACCTGTGCGGCCTCCGCTGGCGCAAACTCAAGGATCGTTGTGGCCGGCACGCCGCGTTCGGCCCTCAGGCCCAGCAGGATACGGCGCACCGCCGAGTAGCTGCCGGCGTAGCCATGGTTGCGTTTCAGCGCGTGGTGGATCGTAGTGCCCTGGACGCCGGCGTCATGCCAGTCACGGATCTGCTCACGAAACGGTTCGAGCGTGGACACACATGTGCTCGGCAAGTGCGGAGTGCGACCGAACACGCCGGCGATCACGGTATCGTCAGGCAACGGCTGCCCGGGATTCAGCCAGCCGCGCTCGCCGGCCATACGACGAACAGCGGTCAACTTCTTGCGACCCATCAGGCCGCTACGCGCGATGTCGCGATCGGAATCGCCTTGCCGCATGCGGACAAGGACTTGACGGTACTCAAACAATTCGAACCTCCGGTTGGTCATGGACACTCCGTTCAGAAAGAACGGAGCGTACCCATCTGGAAAGTTCGAATCGCGTTCAACACCCGGCGCCGGTGGCGCCTATACGCCGATCATCGACTGGCTCCTTTACGCCGGTCACGGACTGGCGCCATAACGCCGATCCTACGCTGGCGCCTATGCGCCGATCATCCGGTGGCGCCAATACGCCGATCCCGGAATGGCTCGATAACGCCGGTCAGTGACACGAGTGAAATACAAATCTCACAGCGACCAACGTCTTTTCTTAGGTTGGCTAAGTTAACGTCGTCGTTCGGCGTGTCTCCATCATGCCCGGTTACACTAGATGAAGTGCTCATAGGGACCTCCTTCACGAATCAGAGGGTCACCGTTTGGAAGGGGCGACCGAGAGTCTGCGAAAACAATACGGTGTATGTTGACATCGTCTGCCGTATTTTGCTTTCGCAATCAATATGTTTGTTTTCGCTATCCGGGTCGCTCGAACGGGACACAGCAGGTTGACAAAGATAGAGCGGAAAGGCGCATCTTAAGTCGCACCAAAGGCGCAATATCGTTCAAGTGGACAACTTTTGGCGCGTCTGGGTTGGCGCCGCTCGAAGGGTTCCGGCGATCGACGCTTAACTCGGAGATTTCGAATTGCTAGGATCGCAAGACGCGCCATTGCCAATTCATCGGCTCTCCGACGATATCGAGTCTAGATTCACGGATATCGGTGCACCATATGTCGTTTGACATAGTTGGCTGGCTTGTCGGCGTGGCATTAATCGGCGATGGGCGTATCCTCATCTGCCATATTTTTAGAACAGCGGGCGTTCATACTCCTATGCGGTTTTTCGCAGGTTACGTTACGATCCGCTGGTGGGTGGAGACACCGGGATCGCTCGACGCAGTGCAACCGGATTCGGGATGGATCTGTGTCTCGCGGGGAAGGACGCAGCGGATGCGGATTTTCCGGCACAGGGGAAATTTCGGCTGATTAGCGATTTCAAGCTGCGCATTAACTGCTTTGGTGTGTATTCTGAAAAGATGCCGTCGGGCGGTGACATTGTCTCCGAGATTTCGCCGATTTATAACAGCTGCCGCTAAGTGCAACATAGAGGTGCCGACACGGCTCACGGACTTTATCGGGGTAGCGCGGCGTAGTGCGTTGGTGCTGCCCTCTGCTGAAGCGGATGCCCCGACTATCTGGAAACTCGGCAGTCGTGTCCCAGGCACGGTAGATGCTAGCCGGCCTGCCGATTGGGTGATAGACGAGTGCTCATGGAAAAGACAGGTACACCAATGGACTGGTTTGCGAGCCCAGCGACCGACACCAGCGTCGAGGCCGCATGGGAGTGTCTGATCAAGGGGGGAACGCGTCGACGGATGCGTTACGCAGAATCGTAGACGAGTCCTGGCACCGATGCCTGGACGGCC includes:
- the istA gene encoding IS21 family transposase, with the translated sequence MFEYRQVLVRMRQGDSDRDIARSGLMGRKKLTAVRRMAGERGWLNPGQPLPDDTVIAGVFGRTPHLPSTCVSTLEPFREQIRDWHDAGVQGTTIHHALKRNHGYAGSYSAVRRILLGLRAERGVPATTILEFAPAEAAQVDFGSGPVLAHESGAQIKTWFFVMTLCWSRHQYVELVLDQTVETWLACHRRAFEWLGGCPGRVIIDNAKCAITRACMYSPEVQRSYAALAEGYGFRIDACPPHDPQKKGIVESGVKYVKKSFVPLRTFRDLTDANRQLREWIMQQASTREHGTTREQPLARFAIEKPLLTTLPDVAPVLAVWSEVKVHTDGHVVYKKALYSVPFTLVGKSLWLKSTDTVVQLFHQHELIATHPRLRKAGERHTVRDHQPPAAQAWLEHDPQWCLARAKEIGPSCHALVLAMFNDTVLVNLRGAQGIVRMREKFGDQRLDAACERALAFASPKYRTVKTILDKGLDSQSAAAAAQTSTAPADTYLNGGRFGRDLHSLLLH